The proteins below are encoded in one region of Lactuca sativa cultivar Salinas chromosome 3, Lsat_Salinas_v11, whole genome shotgun sequence:
- the LOC111888095 gene encoding uncharacterized protein LOC111888095, translating into MAFLSFVGRVLFVSVFVLSAWQEFNDFGVDGGSATKAITPKFNLLSKHFTTHTGLQVPDFEIKILVAGAIAFKAVGSILFIFGSTIGATLLIVHQLIVTPMLYDFYNYDIEKKEFLQLFIKFTQSLALLGGLLFFVGMKNKNSIPKKTSATKKSHKTKTV; encoded by the exons ATGGCGTTCTTATCTTTCGTCGGCCGTGTTCTTTTCGTCTCCGTCTTCGTTCTATCTGCGTGGCAAGA GTTTAATGACTTTGGAGTCGATGGTGGATCTGCAACAAAAGCCATTACACCAAAATTCAATCTCCTTTCAAAGCATTTCACAACACATACAGGCTTACAAGTGCCTGATTTTGAG ATCAAAATCTTGGTTGCTGGAGCCATAGCTTTTAAAGCAGTTGGAAGCATTCTTTTCATCTTTGGAAGTACCATTGGTGCTACTCTACTG ATTGTGCATCAGTTGATTGTTACTCCCATGTTATATGACTTCTACAACTATGACATTGAGAAGAAGGAATTCCTCCAACTTTTCATCAAATTTACACAG AGTTTGGCATTGTTGGGGGGGCTTTTGTTCTTCGTTGGAATGAAGAACAAGAACTCTATTCCGAAGAAAACTTCTGCAACAAAGAAGAGTCACAAAACAAAGACTGTTTAA